In the Quercus lobata isolate SW786 chromosome 5, ValleyOak3.0 Primary Assembly, whole genome shotgun sequence genome, one interval contains:
- the LOC115991177 gene encoding F-box protein At5g65850-like, which produces MRAKPEIAVNKKSHGKISISATQQSIPLDIVMEILNWLPVKYVLRMKCVCRQWYTLTQDCHFIEKHMSRHRVKCSYNKIPITPPCNSHDNFQLICGCNGMLLKKRIAPNKFLIMNNATRQMLELPDPHKNSFGCEILTIGSDNSWRTINFPSLNDANKKREKIMVVSAGEAVHCIKLNKVRTCFCAEMVSLDLESESFKSTIMPKGLFSNWEKVWALDWNGCISFAVRVEEVINVVVLEDYKKLKWGKEKIVTPLAFTNSTPNLMEDLVPLFAQNGDLWFCVKDKRLMAYNIESGKINCIIWDTEASKMEKCGFYVGPSSLINLKGMQPVKK; this is translated from the exons aTGAGGGCAAAGCCAGAGATTGCTGTAAATAAAAAGAGCCATGGAAAAATCTCCATCTCTGCTACACAACAGTCCATTCCCTTAGATATCGTTATGGAGATTCTGAACTGGCTGCCAGTCAAATATGTACTGAGAATGAAGTGTGTTTGCAGGCAATGGTACACTTTAACTCAAGATTGTCACTTCATTGAAAAGCATATGAGCCGACATAGAGTCAAGTGCTCGTACAATAAAATCCCTATTACTCCTCCTTGCAATAGCCATGATAATTTCCAGTTGATCTGTGGTTGCAATGGCATGTTGCTAAAGAAAAGAATTGCCCCCAATAAATTCCTCATAATGAATAATGCCACCCGTCAAATGCTTGAACTGCCTGACCCACATAAAAATAGCTTTG GTTGTGAAATTCTTACCATTGGAAGTGATAACTCATGGAGAACTATCAATTTCCCTAGCCTAAATGATGCTaacaagaaaagagagaaaattatggTTGTGTCAGCAGGTGAGGCTGTTCACTGCATTAAGTTAAACAAGGTTAGAACATGCTTTTGTGCAGAGATGGTATCTCTTGATTTGGAGAGTGAGAGTTTTAAGAGTACCATAATGCCCAAAGGATTGTTCTCAAATTGGGAAAAAGTTTGGGCTTTAGATTGGAATGGGTGTATATCTTTTGCTGTTAGAGTGGAAGAGGTTATCAATGTTGTTGTGTTAGAAGATTACAAGAAGCTCAAATGGGGTAAAGAGAAGATTGTTACTCCCTTGGCATTCACGAACAGCACTCCAAATTTGATGGAGGATCTTGTTCCTCTTTTCGCTCAGAATGGTGATTTATGGTTTTGTGTAAAAGACAAGAGACTTATGGCTTACAATATTGAAAGTGGGAAAATTAATTGCATAATATGGGATACTGAGGCgtctaaaatggaaaaatgtgGTTTCTACGTTGGCCCTTCCAGTTTGATAAATCTGAAAGGAATGCAACCAGTGAAGAAATAA
- the LOC115992145 gene encoding oxygen-evolving enhancer protein 3-2, chloroplastic-like produces the protein MASMAGLRGSSQAVLEGSLQLSGSTRLNVNGTSRVAMTRPGLTIRAQQQAEPETSRRAVLGLVAAGLATGSFVQAVLAEAKPIKVGPPPPPSGGLPGTLNSDEARDLDLPLKERFFIQPLTPVQAVQRAKESAKEIVGVKEFIDKKEWPFVQNDLRLRAGYLRYDLNTVIAAKPKDEKKSLKDLAGKLFQDISNLDHAAKIKSTPEAEKYYAETVSTLNNVLAKLG, from the exons atggcaTCAATGGCTGGTCTACGTGGCTCCTCTCAGGCTGTTTTGGAGGGTAGCCTTCAGCTAAGTGGCTCAACCAGGTTGAACGTAAATGGCACTAGCCGTGTGGCCATGACAAGGCCAGGGCTCACTATTAGAGCCCAGCAGCAGGCTGAGCCTGAAACTAGCCGCAGGGCTGTTCTTGGTCTAGTTGCTGCTGGTTTGGCCACAGGGTCTTTTGTTCAAGCTGTGCTTGCTGAGGCTAAGCCCATCAAGGTGGGTCCACCTCCTCCCCCATCTGGTGGATTGC CTGGAACTCTAAACTCTGATGAGGCAAGAGACCTTGATCTGCCATTAAAGGAGAGGTTCTTCATTCAACCATTGACCCCAGTTCAGGCAGTTCAGAGGGCAAAGGAGTCAGCCAAGGAAATTGTTGGTGTGAAGGAATTTATTGATAAGAAGGAATGGCCCTTTGTGCAGAATGATCTCCGTTTGCGGGCAGGGTATCTCCGGTATGACCTTAACACTGTCATTGCTGCTAAGcctaaagatgagaagaaatcCCTCAAGGATCTCGCTGGAAAGCTCTTCCAAGACATTAGCAAT CTTGACCATGCAGCAAAAATTAAGAGCACCCCAGAAGCAGAGAAGTACTATGCCGAGACTGTATCTACCCTGAATAATGTTCTTGCCAAGCTTGGTTAG